In Nostoc sphaeroides, the genomic window TAGGAGTCATTGAGAAGCCCTCACTCACCCGAAGGGGAGTGTGGGAGTATGTCACTTTACAGTAGGCGATCGCATTATTTGATCAACTTGAGTCAAAAGTCCTGATTTTGCTCACCTAGCGTCTCGTAGAGAGGAGTTAAGTCCTCTCTCCAAGCCAAAGTTTTCATTATGGATGCTTATAATGACGCACTTCAACCACAGTATGTACATTACCACGAGGCGTGAAATCTGCTTTCACAGTGGCTTCCAACGGATCGCAAGCAGCTACAAAATCATCCAGAATTTGATTAGCTGATTCTTCGTGAGAAATGTAGCGATCGCGGTAACTGTTAATGTAAAGCTTAAGCGCCTTCAATTCCACTACCCGTTCATCAGGTATATATGTAACGTAAATTGTCGCAAAGTCAGGATAACCAGAAAACGGACATTTACAAGTAAATTCCGGCAAAGTAATGCTAATGTCATATCGCCTCCCCACGCGCGGATTAGGAAAGGTAATTAGTTTACCTTCCGCAATATCGCGTTCGCCATACTTCATTTCTTGGCTTGCCTGGGTTAAACTTTCAGGTAATTTGTCAGTTGTCATTTGTCATTTGTCATTTGTCATTTGTCAGTTGTCATTTGTCATTTGTCATTAGTTATTAGTTATTTTACTTATCTTTACGTCCTTTTAGTAATTTTATTCTTAACTCC contains:
- the queF gene encoding preQ(1) synthase, with the translated sequence MTTDKLPESLTQASQEMKYGERDIAEGKLITFPNPRVGRRYDISITLPEFTCKCPFSGYPDFATIYVTYIPDERVVELKALKLYINSYRDRYISHEESANQILDDFVAACDPLEATVKADFTPRGNVHTVVEVRHYKHP